The following are encoded together in the Coregonus clupeaformis isolate EN_2021a chromosome 24, ASM2061545v1, whole genome shotgun sequence genome:
- the LOC121538453 gene encoding twist-related protein 2-like yields the protein MREDPSSCGEYPEGGVVSSEEEPDCAPNKCPVVVVTPGAGGRKRVTRKDNISSPTEDNKSTTGGSPSLIPSGPKRPKKSPQPSLSPLPIPGQPLEDPQHQRVVANVRERQRTQSLNDAFASLRKIIPTLPSDKLSKIQILKLASRYIDFLYQVLQSDEMDAKLASCNYLAHERLSYAFSVWRMEGAWSMSATH from the coding sequence ATGAGAGAAGATCCATCAAGCTGTGGTGAATACCCTGAGGGAGGGGTGGTGTCCAGCGAGGAGGAGCCAGACTGCGCTCCAAACAAATGCCCTGTGGTGGTGGTAACACCAGGGGCTGGTGGGCGCAAAAGGGTCACCAGGAAAGACAACATTTCATCGCCAACAGAGGACAACAAGTCAACAACAGGAGGGTCTCCCAGTCTGATCCCATCAGGACCCAAGAGGCCTAAGAAGAGTCCCCagccctccctgtctcctctccccatcccagGCCAGCCCCTGGAGGATCCTCAGCACCAGCGGGTGGTTGCCAATGTACGGGAGCGCCAACGGACGCAGTCCCTGAACGACGCCTTTGCCTCGCTTCGTAAGATCATCCCCACGCTGCCGTCAGACAAGCTGAGCAAGATCCAGATCCTGAAGCTGGCCTCGCGCTACATTGACTTCCTCTACCAAGTCCTGCAGAGTGATGAGATGGATGCCAAGTTGGCCAGCTGTAACTACCTAGCCCACGAGAGACTCAGCTACGCATTCTCAgtgtggaggatggagggggcCTGGTCCATGTCCGCTACCCACTAG